TGCCGATCTTGGCGTGGCGATGATGCTCTGCCACTCGCGCGGGATGATCGGGGCGGAACAGTGGGTGCGTGACGGCAGCTGGGTGCGTGAGGGGCTCTATCCGCTGAAGCGCCGCGTCTTCGGCAAAAAGGCCGGCGTATTGGGATTGGGCCGTATCGGATACGAGGTCGCCAAGCGGCTGGCGGGCTTCGACATGGATATCGCCTATAGCGATGTGGGGAAGAAAGACTATGCGCCGGACTGGACATATTTTGATGATCCCGTGGCGCTGGCGCAGCACGCCGATTTCCTTTTTGTCACGCTCGCAGCTTCGGCTGAGACACGGCATATTGTCGGCACCGACGTGATCAATGCCGTCGGTCCGCAAGGCATGATCGTCAATATCTCCCGAGCATCCAATATCGATGAGGAAGCACTGCTGGCCGCGCTGGCGAGCGGGGCGCTCGGGTCGGCCGCACTTGATGTGTTCGAGGGTGAACCGGCCCTTGATCCACGCTTCCTGGAACTGGACAATGTGCTGTTGCAGCCTCACCACGCATCCGGAACATTTGAAACCCGCAAAGCAATGGGCAAGCTCGTGCGCGACAATCTTATCGCGCATTTTGACGGCAAGCCCTTGCTGACACCGGTCAATTGAGGATCAGATATGAAGGCGATAGTGATCCATGCGGCAAAGGACCTGCGCGTCGAAGACCGCGCAATCGAACAGCCGGGCGAGGGGCAGGTGCGTGTCAAGCTGGCGGCTGGCGGGATCTGCGGATCGGACCTGCATTACTTCAATCATGGCGGTTTCGGCACGGTGCGGCTGAAGGAGCCGATGATCCTTGGTCATGAAGTCGCCGGCCGTATCGATGCGCTGGGTAAAGGTGTGGCCGGACTTCAGATTGGTGATCTTGTCGCCGTTTCGCCGTCACGTCCCTGCCATGCGTGCGAATACTGCGACAAGGGTCTCTACAATCACTGTCTTAATATGCGGTTTTACGGGTCCGCGATGCCGTTTCCCCATATCCAGGGTGCTTTCCGGGAGGTGCTGGTCGCCGATGCGAACCAGTGTGTTCTCGCCAACGGCATAACGCCGGGTGAAGCAGCCATGGCGGAGCCGCTGTCGGTTTGCCTGCACGCCGCGCGCCGGGCAGGCTCGCTTGCCGGCAAGAAGGTGCTTATCACCGGCTCCGGCCCCATTGGCACATTATGTGTGCTTGCCGCAAAGGACGCGGGCGCTGCCGAAATCATCGTAACCGATCTATCGGATGAGCCGCTTGAATATGCATCAACGGTCGGCGCGACACAGGTGATCAATGTGGCAAAGGATGCCAACGCGCTTGGGGCTCATGCTGGGGTCAAGGGTACGTTCGATGTTCTGTTCGAGTGCTCGGGCGCCGCCCCGGCATTGCGTTCCGCCATACCCTTGTTGAGGCCGCGCGGGATCATCATGCAGCTTGGCCTTGGCGGCGATATGGAGCTGCCTGTGATGCAGATTACGGCCAAGGAGCTGGAGCTTCGCGGTTCGTTTCGTTTCCACGGGGAATTTGCGATTGCGGTCGAGAAAATGCAGTCGGGTGCGATTGACGTGAAGCCGCTGATCTCGCACAGCTTCCGCCTCGAAGAAGCGGAAACGGCCTTTCAGACCGCTTCCGACCGGCTGCAATCGATGAAGGCGCAGATTGTTTTCTGACCTGCAGGCTGCCCGGCGGACGAAGCATTCTTCCTGGTCCGCAATGGCTTTCCGTTGGTTACTCGAACGTGTCCGCGCCAATTGCCGATAACATGGCGTTTGCGACTTCGATGTCCTGCTCTCCTGATCCAGAGCCGACACCGACACCGCCCACGCAGGTTCCGTCCAGCATGATCGGAAGACCCCCGGGGAGACCCGTAACGCTGCCGCCCGTGGCTGCGGCGATCAGCGGCCGGAACCCTTCGGGGATATTGGCTGAGGGCGCCCTGTTGGAAGCCGCCGTCACGGCTTTCGCCAGAGCGCTTTTGCGGCTGAGGAACTTGGCTCCGCTCATGCGCAATTCGCCCGATACTTCTCCGCTGGCGTCGACAATGACCAGGCACTGCGGCTGGCCGGTCTGCTCGGCACGTTCGATGCCCGCCTGCAGCATGCGCATCGTGCCTTCATGTGTCAGTGTCTTGGTGGATGTAAAAAAATTCATGTGTCGCCCTTTCGCTAGCATCAAGGTCGGTGTTATCGATAACACACCAGTGGTTGAGGAACGTTATGTCATTTTATGAAGTCAATGATCCGGTGTTTGAAACCTATGTTTTGGGCAATGCTCCGGTCAAGCAGATAGCGACCGGTTTCGACTGGGTGGAAGGTCCGGTGTGGTTCGGCGATGCCAATTGTCTGTTGTTCTCCGACATACCCAACAACCGCATCATGCGCTGGTCCCCGGTTGATGGTGTCAGTGTCTATCGGGAGCCTTCGAATTTTGCCAACGGTCACACGCGCGACCGGGCAGGCCGGCTGATCTCCTGTGAACATGGTGGGCGGCGGGTCACGCGTACCGAACATGACGGCACAATCACGACCATCGCAGACCGGTTCGACGGAAAACCTCTCAATTCCCCCAATGATGTTGTGGTCAAGTCGGATGGGACAATCTGGTTTTCAGATCCCCATTACGGCATCATGACCAATTATGAGGGGCACCGGTCGGAGCAGGAAAATGCCTGTGTCGTTTACCGTGCCGATCCTGAGAGCGGTTCCCTGGACCAGGTGGTCACCGACCTGCATTGCCCCAACGGGCTCGCCTTTTCGCCCGACGAAAGCACCCTTTACGTCGCCGATACGGGCCGCATGTTCGGGTCGGACCCTCAGCAGATTTACGCCTACACAATGGGGCAGGACGGCAGGCCCCAGGACGGACGGGCCTTCCACAAGATCAAACCTGGCGTTTCCGACGGATTCCGGGTCGATACGGACGGCAATATCTGGTCATCGGCCGGTGACGGAGTTCACTGCATTGCCCCGGGCGGGCGGCTGCTTGGCAAGGTTCTTGTGCCGGAGCTTGTGTCGAATGTCTGTTTCGGCGGACGCGCGAAGCATCAACTGTTCATTACAGCCACGACAAGCGTCTACACCATTCATCTGAACCGGCAGGGTATTCAGCACCCCTGACTGCCGAACGGCGAGATCGAGGCGGCGCGCCAGGCGCGCCGTCAGGACGATTACGTCGTCACACCGTCACACCGTCGCGCCGGGCGCAAGCCGGGTGCCGGAGATGACAACATCATCAACCGGTTCGCCGCGTATACGTGCAACAAGGGACTGAGCCGCCGCCTTGCCAAGCGCCTGTGTGCTGACGACGGTGGTTGTCAGCCTCTGCGGCAGGACGGAGGCTATCTCCATCGAACCCCAGCCGGCGATGGCGATGTCCTGCGGAACACGCAGGTCTTTGGACTTGCAGTAGAAATATCCGCCGATTGCCATGGCGTCATCCTGAAAATAGATGCAGTCGAGATTTCGGTTCCGGTTCAAAATTGTCTCGGTGCCGTAGAATCCGGCATAGAAGCTGGAACGGTCGCTCAGGATTTCCTCGCTTGCGAAGGTCATGTTCGATGCTTCAAGCGCGGCGATAAATCCCTTTCGGCGAAGTGCGCCGAGGCCGGGGGCAAGGGCATCGGCGCCCACATATCCTATGCGCCTGTATCCTTTCGACAGAATGTAAAGCGCCATTTCATGGCCGCAGTCATAGTGGTTGAAGCCCACCGACAGGTCGATCGGACTGGTGTTGAGATTCCAGATCTCGGCAACGGGGATGCCGTGATTGCGCAGCAGATCGCGCGTTGCCTTCGAATGTCTGGGTGCGCTCAGGATGAGGCCGGCGGGCCGCCAAGAGAGGATGTTCTTCACCCATGTTTCTTCGGTCTCGGAGCTGTTTTCATGGGCCCCGATCATGGTCTGATAACCGAACTTCGCCAGCGCGCCGTTGGTTGAGTCCAACACGGC
This portion of the Hoeflea prorocentri genome encodes:
- a CDS encoding 2-hydroxyacid dehydrogenase — protein: MSKPEILQMGPYPSWDEAPLSEAFVLHRYFEAEDKPALLRDHAAGIRGIATRGEIGADRATIEALPNLEVISVYGVGYDAVDLDACAERGIKVTNTPDVLTQDVADLGVAMMLCHSRGMIGAEQWVRDGSWVREGLYPLKRRVFGKKAGVLGLGRIGYEVAKRLAGFDMDIAYSDVGKKDYAPDWTYFDDPVALAQHADFLFVTLAASAETRHIVGTDVINAVGPQGMIVNISRASNIDEEALLAALASGALGSAALDVFEGEPALDPRFLELDNVLLQPHHASGTFETRKAMGKLVRDNLIAHFDGKPLLTPVN
- a CDS encoding L-idonate 5-dehydrogenase, coding for MKAIVIHAAKDLRVEDRAIEQPGEGQVRVKLAAGGICGSDLHYFNHGGFGTVRLKEPMILGHEVAGRIDALGKGVAGLQIGDLVAVSPSRPCHACEYCDKGLYNHCLNMRFYGSAMPFPHIQGAFREVLVADANQCVLANGITPGEAAMAEPLSVCLHAARRAGSLAGKKVLITGSGPIGTLCVLAAKDAGAAEIIVTDLSDEPLEYASTVGATQVINVAKDANALGAHAGVKGTFDVLFECSGAAPALRSAIPLLRPRGIIMQLGLGGDMELPVMQITAKELELRGSFRFHGEFAIAVEKMQSGAIDVKPLISHSFRLEEAETAFQTASDRLQSMKAQIVF
- a CDS encoding GlcG/HbpS family heme-binding protein, which translates into the protein MNFFTSTKTLTHEGTMRMLQAGIERAEQTGQPQCLVIVDASGEVSGELRMSGAKFLSRKSALAKAVTAASNRAPSANIPEGFRPLIAAATGGSVTGLPGGLPIMLDGTCVGGVGVGSGSGEQDIEVANAMLSAIGADTFE
- a CDS encoding SMP-30/gluconolactonase/LRE family protein encodes the protein MSFYEVNDPVFETYVLGNAPVKQIATGFDWVEGPVWFGDANCLLFSDIPNNRIMRWSPVDGVSVYREPSNFANGHTRDRAGRLISCEHGGRRVTRTEHDGTITTIADRFDGKPLNSPNDVVVKSDGTIWFSDPHYGIMTNYEGHRSEQENACVVYRADPESGSLDQVVTDLHCPNGLAFSPDESTLYVADTGRMFGSDPQQIYAYTMGQDGRPQDGRAFHKIKPGVSDGFRVDTDGNIWSSAGDGVHCIAPGGRLLGKVLVPELVSNVCFGGRAKHQLFITATTSVYTIHLNRQGIQHP
- a CDS encoding LacI family DNA-binding transcriptional regulator, producing MARENKAKVNLSEVAKAAGVSKMTASRVLRNASGFSEETRQRVLREVERLGYVPNRIAAAFGSEQTSTIIGVSVPFLSSSLFGAVLDSTNGALAKFGYQTMIGAHENSSETEETWVKNILSWRPAGLILSAPRHSKATRDLLRNHGIPVAEIWNLNTSPIDLSVGFNHYDCGHEMALYILSKGYRRIGYVGADALAPGLGALRRKGFIAALEASNMTFASEEILSDRSSFYAGFYGTETILNRNRNLDCIYFQDDAMAIGGYFYCKSKDLRVPQDIAIAGWGSMEIASVLPQRLTTTVVSTQALGKAAAQSLVARIRGEPVDDVVISGTRLAPGATV